The Flavobacteriales bacterium genome includes a region encoding these proteins:
- the gcvH gene encoding glycine cleavage system protein GcvH, with amino-acid sequence MNFPSDLKYTADHEWVKVDGDTATIGITDFAQSELGDVVFVEIETQGENLNAGDTFGTVEAVKTVSDLYMPVAGEIIEVNAELEASPESVNSDPYGNGWMIKVKMADMAEVDGLMDAETYKASIGH; translated from the coding sequence ATGAATTTTCCTTCAGATTTAAAATACACCGCCGACCACGAGTGGGTAAAAGTAGATGGAGACACAGCTACCATTGGTATTACTGATTTTGCCCAAAGTGAATTGGGCGATGTTGTGTTTGTAGAAATTGAAACACAAGGTGAAAACCTGAATGCAGGAGATACTTTTGGAACAGTTGAGGCGGTAAAAACAGTTTCCGATTTATATATGCCGGTGGCTGGAGAAATCATCGAGGTAAATGCTGAATTAGAAGCCTCGCCAGAGAGTGTTAACTCAGATCCGTATGGAAATGGTTGGATGATAAAGGTAAAAATGGCAGACATGGCCGAGGTGGACGGTTTGATGGATGCCGAAACATACAAGGCCAGCATAGGTCACTAA